A window of the Chrysemys picta bellii isolate R12L10 chromosome 24, ASM1138683v2, whole genome shotgun sequence genome harbors these coding sequences:
- the LOC135972134 gene encoding cilia- and flagella-associated protein 251-like: protein MEQDADVPMQGEEEKEVDLAIEEEEQEDLAREDKEEEKEEENLATEKEREDLAIEEEVEEGDYLAREDKKEEKDEERREDLATEKEREDLAIEEEVEEGDYLAREDKKEEKDEERREDLATEKEQEEEDLATEEEEEEDVAMQGEEEEAEEEVEDLAID, encoded by the coding sequence ATGGAGCAGGATGCGGATGTGCcgatgcagggggaagaagagaaggaggtGGACCTGGCCATTGAAGAGGAGGAGCAAGAGGACCTGGCCAGAGaggacaaggaggaggaaaaggaggaggagaacctggccacggagaaggagagggaggacCTGGCTATAGAGGAGGAAGTGGAAGAGGGGGACTACCTGGCCAGAGAGGACAAGAAGGAGGAAAAGGAcgaggagaggagggaggacctggccacggagaaggagagggaggacCTGGCTATAGAGGAGGAAGTGGAAGAGGGGGACTACCTGGCCAGAGAGGACAAGAAGGAGGAAAAGGAcgaggagaggagggaggacctggccacggagaaggagcaggaggaagaggacctggccacagaggaggaggaggaggaggatgtggccatgcagggggaagaagaagaggcagaagaggaggtaGAGGACCTGGCTATAGACTAG